The following proteins are encoded in a genomic region of Pagrus major chromosome 16, Pma_NU_1.0:
- the ptbp1a gene encoding polypyrimidine tract-binding protein 1a isoform X2, giving the protein MDGRLDADLYPLGSGYVPEIDSVHDISVGTKRGSDELFSSCISNGPYIMNSANGNDTKKFKGDVRSPGVPSRVVHVRKLPNDINEAEVIGLGLPFGKVTNLLMLKGKNQAFLELNSEECAQTMVSYYSSVTPVIRNHPIYMQYSTHKELKTDNSPNQVRAQAALQAVNALHGGGMGSMAISADASSIGGAAAQSPVLRVIVENLFYPVTLDVLHQIFSKFGTVLKIITFTKNNQFQALIQYADGMTAQHAKLSLDGQNIYNACCTLRISFSKLTSLNVKYNNDKSRDYTRPDLPTADSQPSIDHQTMAAAAFAAPGIISASPYGGAHAFPPAFAIQQTAGLSMPGIPSALASLGVGHGGMAAAAAAASRLGLSGLAPQAGHNVLLVSNLNPQSVTPHCLFILFGVYGDVMRVKILFNKKENALIQMSDGTQAQLAMSHLNGQRLHGRDMRVAFSKHTTVQLPREGHEDQGLTKDYSNSPLHRFKKPGSKNYSNIFPPSATLHLSNIPPSVVEDDLRRLFASSGATVKAFKFFQKDRKMALIQMGSVEEAIESLIEFHNHDLGENHHLRVSFSKSTI; this is encoded by the exons aTGGACGG CCGCCTAGACGCTGACTTGTACCCTCTGGGATCCGGCTACGTCCCTGAAATTGA CAGTGTCCATGACATATCAGTTGGCACAAAG AGGGGATCCGACGAACTCTTTTCTTCCTGCATATCCAACGGGCCCTATATCATGAACTCAG CCAATGGCAACGACACCAAAAAATTCAAAGGTGACGTCCGCAGTCCTGGTGTTCCGTCACGTGTGGTCCATGTACGCAAGCTGCCCAATGACATAAATGAGGCTGAGGTTATTGGACTGGGACTGCCCTTTGGGAAGGTCACTAATTTGCTGATGCTGAAAGGGAAAAACCAG GCATTCTTGGAACTGAACAGCGAGGAGTGTGCACAGACGATGGTGAGCTATTATTCGTCTGTCACCCCTGTCATCAGAAACCATCCCATTTACATGCAATACTCAACTCACAAGGAGCTCAAGACGGACAACTCCCCCAACCAAGTG CGTGCCCAGGCAGCTCTGCAGGCAGTCAATGCACTGCACGGAGGTGGGATGGGAAGCATGGCCATTTCTGCAGATGCCAGTAGTATTGGAGGGGCAGCTGCCCAAAGCCCTGTCCTCAGAGTCATAGTGGAAAACCTCTTCTACCCAGTCACCCTGGATGTGCTTCACCAG attTTCTCTAAGTTCGGCACAGTGCTGAAGATCATCACTTTCACAAAGAACAACCAGTTCCAGGCTCTGATCCAGTATGCTGATGGAATGACAGCTCAGCACGCCAAACTG TCTCTGGATGGACAGAACATCTACAATGCCTGCTGTACCCTGAGAATCAGCTTCTCCAAGCTCACCAGCCTCAATGTCAAGTACAACAATGATAAGAGCAGAGATTACACCCGACCAGACCTGCCCACTGCAGATTCACAGCCCTCCATTGACCACCAGACCATGGCAGCTGCTGCATTTG CTGCACCAGGCATAATCTCAGCCTCTCCCTATGGCGGAGCCCATGCCTTCCCCCCAGCCTTTGCCATccaacagacagcag GTCTGTCGATGCCTGGTATTCCCAGTGCCCTGGCGTCCCTAGGTGTTGGCCACGGTGGCATGGCGGCTGCAGCAGCGGCCGCTAGCCGGCTTGGCCTGTCGGGGCTTGCTCCACAAGCTGGACACAATGTCTTGTTGGTCAGCAATCTGAACCCTCAG AGCGTTACGCCACACTGCCTCTTTATTCTTTTCG GTGTTTATGGCGATGTGATGAGAGTGAAGATCCTGTTCAACAAAAAGGAGAATGCTCTGATCCAGATGTCTGATGGCACACAGGCTCAGCTAG CCATGAGCCACCTGAACGGCCAGCGTCTTCATGGCAGAGACATGCGTGTGGCGTTTTCCAAACACACCACAGTGCAGCTGCCCAGAGAAGGCCACGAGGACCAGGGCCTCACAAAGGATTACAGCAACTCACCACTGCACCGCTTCAAGAAGCCCGGCTCCAAAAATTACTCCAACATCTTCCCACCCTCTGCAACGCTCCACCTCTCCAACATACC GCCTTCTGTGGTGGAGGATGACCTCAGGAGGCTTTTTGCCAGCTCAGGAGCCACAGTCAAGGCCTTCAAGTTCTTTCA aaaaGACCGCAAGATGGCCCTGATCCAGATGGGCTCAGTCGAGGAAGCAATTGAGTCCCTCATCGAGTTCCACAACCACGATCTTGGGGAGAACCACCACCTTCGAGTgtccttctccaagtccaccatCTGA
- the ptbp1a gene encoding polypyrimidine tract-binding protein 1a isoform X1: MDGRLDADLYPLGSGYVPEIDSVHDISVGTKRGSDELFSSCISNGPYIMNSANGNDTKKFKGDVRSPGVPSRVVHVRKLPNDINEAEVIGLGLPFGKVTNLLMLKGKNQAFLELNSEECAQTMVSYYSSVTPVIRNHPIYMQYSTHKELKTDNSPNQVRAQAALQAVNALHGGGMGSMAISADASSIGGAAAQSPVLRVIVENLFYPVTLDVLHQIFSKFGTVLKIITFTKNNQFQALIQYADGMTAQHAKLSLDGQNIYNACCTLRISFSKLTSLNVKYNNDKSRDYTRPDLPTADSQPSIDHQTMAAAAFAAPGIISASPYGGAHAFPPAFAIQQTAGQSTNMIPHCYSISGLSMPGIPSALASLGVGHGGMAAAAAAASRLGLSGLAPQAGHNVLLVSNLNPQSVTPHCLFILFGVYGDVMRVKILFNKKENALIQMSDGTQAQLAMSHLNGQRLHGRDMRVAFSKHTTVQLPREGHEDQGLTKDYSNSPLHRFKKPGSKNYSNIFPPSATLHLSNIPPSVVEDDLRRLFASSGATVKAFKFFQKDRKMALIQMGSVEEAIESLIEFHNHDLGENHHLRVSFSKSTI; the protein is encoded by the exons aTGGACGG CCGCCTAGACGCTGACTTGTACCCTCTGGGATCCGGCTACGTCCCTGAAATTGA CAGTGTCCATGACATATCAGTTGGCACAAAG AGGGGATCCGACGAACTCTTTTCTTCCTGCATATCCAACGGGCCCTATATCATGAACTCAG CCAATGGCAACGACACCAAAAAATTCAAAGGTGACGTCCGCAGTCCTGGTGTTCCGTCACGTGTGGTCCATGTACGCAAGCTGCCCAATGACATAAATGAGGCTGAGGTTATTGGACTGGGACTGCCCTTTGGGAAGGTCACTAATTTGCTGATGCTGAAAGGGAAAAACCAG GCATTCTTGGAACTGAACAGCGAGGAGTGTGCACAGACGATGGTGAGCTATTATTCGTCTGTCACCCCTGTCATCAGAAACCATCCCATTTACATGCAATACTCAACTCACAAGGAGCTCAAGACGGACAACTCCCCCAACCAAGTG CGTGCCCAGGCAGCTCTGCAGGCAGTCAATGCACTGCACGGAGGTGGGATGGGAAGCATGGCCATTTCTGCAGATGCCAGTAGTATTGGAGGGGCAGCTGCCCAAAGCCCTGTCCTCAGAGTCATAGTGGAAAACCTCTTCTACCCAGTCACCCTGGATGTGCTTCACCAG attTTCTCTAAGTTCGGCACAGTGCTGAAGATCATCACTTTCACAAAGAACAACCAGTTCCAGGCTCTGATCCAGTATGCTGATGGAATGACAGCTCAGCACGCCAAACTG TCTCTGGATGGACAGAACATCTACAATGCCTGCTGTACCCTGAGAATCAGCTTCTCCAAGCTCACCAGCCTCAATGTCAAGTACAACAATGATAAGAGCAGAGATTACACCCGACCAGACCTGCCCACTGCAGATTCACAGCCCTCCATTGACCACCAGACCATGGCAGCTGCTGCATTTG CTGCACCAGGCATAATCTCAGCCTCTCCCTATGGCGGAGCCCATGCCTTCCCCCCAGCCTTTGCCATccaacagacagcaggtcagtctACAAACATGATCCCACACTGCTATTCAATATCAG GTCTGTCGATGCCTGGTATTCCCAGTGCCCTGGCGTCCCTAGGTGTTGGCCACGGTGGCATGGCGGCTGCAGCAGCGGCCGCTAGCCGGCTTGGCCTGTCGGGGCTTGCTCCACAAGCTGGACACAATGTCTTGTTGGTCAGCAATCTGAACCCTCAG AGCGTTACGCCACACTGCCTCTTTATTCTTTTCG GTGTTTATGGCGATGTGATGAGAGTGAAGATCCTGTTCAACAAAAAGGAGAATGCTCTGATCCAGATGTCTGATGGCACACAGGCTCAGCTAG CCATGAGCCACCTGAACGGCCAGCGTCTTCATGGCAGAGACATGCGTGTGGCGTTTTCCAAACACACCACAGTGCAGCTGCCCAGAGAAGGCCACGAGGACCAGGGCCTCACAAAGGATTACAGCAACTCACCACTGCACCGCTTCAAGAAGCCCGGCTCCAAAAATTACTCCAACATCTTCCCACCCTCTGCAACGCTCCACCTCTCCAACATACC GCCTTCTGTGGTGGAGGATGACCTCAGGAGGCTTTTTGCCAGCTCAGGAGCCACAGTCAAGGCCTTCAAGTTCTTTCA aaaaGACCGCAAGATGGCCCTGATCCAGATGGGCTCAGTCGAGGAAGCAATTGAGTCCCTCATCGAGTTCCACAACCACGATCTTGGGGAGAACCACCACCTTCGAGTgtccttctccaagtccaccatCTGA